In Brassica rapa cultivar Chiifu-401-42 chromosome A06, CAAS_Brap_v3.01, whole genome shotgun sequence, a single window of DNA contains:
- the LOC103871536 gene encoding tRNA ligase 1 isoform X3, with translation MYAGHTGGAYAKNSFGNIFTAVGVFVLSRMFREAWGTKALEKEAEFNDFLETNRMCVSMELVTAVLGDHGQRPLDDYVVVTAVTELGNGKPKFYSTSEIIAFCRIWRLPTNHVWLFSTRKSVTSFFAAFDALCEEGIATSVCRALDEVADISVPGSKDHVKVQGEILEGLVARIVSSGSARDMENVLRDHPPPTCDGANLALGLSLREICAANRCNEEQQIRALLTSVGPSFCPSDLDWFGDDSVESHSKNADKSVITKFLESQPADYTTSKLQEMVRLMKERRLPAAFKCYQNFHRANDVSPDNLFYKLVVHVHSDSGFRRYQKEMRNMPGLWPLYRGFFVDINLLKANKGRDPMAMESIDKAVKDAGENCGQQGKDGLDDADANLMIKLKFLTYKLRTFLIRNGLSVLFKEGPASYKVFYLRQMKIWGTSDGKQKEICKMLDEWAAHIRKKCGNKQLSSSLYLSEVEPFLEQYAQRSPKNQGLIGSAGNQVRAEDFLAIVDGDLVEEGDLVKKERGTPATPEPAVKKAVQKDGGLIVFFPGIPGSAKSALCKELLNAPGGLGDGMPVHSLMGDLVKGKYWPKVADECRKMPQSIMLADKNAPNEDVWRQIEDMCRRTKATGVPVVADSEGTASNPYSLDALAVFIFRVLQRVNHPGNLDKSSSNAGYVILMFYHLYDGKNRKEFEGELIERFGSLVKIPLLRSDRSPLPVPVKSILEEGIDLFQLHSRRHGRLESAKGTYAVEWTKWEKQLRSTLIANSEYLNSVQVPFESAIQQVREELKRIAKGEYKPPSSEKTKHGSITFAAINLPVTQVHSLLEKGFSSYQLAVSNPTMRSFLEGKKKSIEEKLERAHVTLAHKRSHGVAAVARYGQHLNREVPIQLTELIFNDKMAAFTAHVGSVDGETIVCKNEWPHVTLWTAEGVTAKEANTLPQLYADGKASRMVIDPPASVSGPLEFF, from the exons ATGTACGCCGGTCACACGGGTGGAGCATATGCAAAGAACAGTTTTGGTAACAT TTTTACTGCGGTTGGTGTTTTTGTTCTTTCTCGGATGTTTAGGGAAGCTTGGGGAACTAAGGCGTTAGAAAAGGAGGCAGAGTTTAATGATTTTCTTGAG ACAAATCGCATGTGTGTATCTATGGAACTGGTAACAGCTGTTCTCGGAGATCATGGTCAACGCCCACTGGATGACTATG TGGTAGTGACGGCTGTTACCGAGTTAGGTAATGGTAAGCCCAAGTTCTATTCAACTTCCGAAATCATTGCATTTTGCCGGATCTGGCGTCTACCAACCAATCATGTTTGGCTGTTTTCCACAAG GAAATCAGTGACCTCTTTTTTCGCCGCATTTGATGCACTCTGCGAAGAAGGGATAGCAACCTCAGTTTGTAGAGCTCTTGATGAAGTAGCTGATATATCCGTCCCAG GCTCCAAGGACCATGTGAAGGTGCAGGGTGAGATATTAGAGGGTCTTGTGGCGCGTATCGTGAGCAGTGGGAGCGCCAGAGATATGGAAAATGTCTTGAGAGATCATCCTCCACCAACCTGTGATGGAG CTAATCTTGCTCTGGGTCTCAGTTTAAGAGAGATATGTGCTGCCAATAGATGTAACGAGGAACAG CAAATAAGAGCGCTTTTAACGAGTGTGGGGCCTAGCTTTTGCCCCAGTGACTTGGATTGGTTTGGAGATGATTCTGTAGAATCTCATTCGAAAAATGCTGACAAATCTGTTATAACAAAATTTCTGGAATCTCAGCCTGCAGATTATACGACTAGTAAACTACAG GAAATGGTTCGCTTGATGAAGGAAAGACGTCTTCCAGCCGCATTCAAGTGTTACCAGAATTTTCATAGAGCTAATGACGTATCACCTGACAACCTATTTTATAAATTGGTTGTCCATGTGCACAGTGATTCAGGATTTAGGCGTTACCAGAAAGAGATGAG GAATATGCCTGGCTTGTGGCCTTTATATCGAG GTTTCTTTGTTGATATTAATTTGCTCAAGGCAAACAAAGGGAGGGATCCGATGGCTATGGAAAGCATTGATAAAGCGGTCAAAGATGCCGGTGAAAATTGTGGTCAACAAGGAAAGGATGGTTTGGATGATGCTGATGCTAACTTAATGATCAAATTGAAGTTTCTCACATACAAG TTGAGAACCTTTCTGATCCGCAATGGCCTATCAGTTCTATTTAAAGAGGGGCCAGCATCTTATAAAGTCTTCTACCTGAG GCAAATGAAAATATGGGGTACTTCAGATGGAAAGCAGAAAGAAATTTGCAAGATGCTTGATGAATG GGCTGCtcacataagaaaaaaatgtgGGAATAAGCAGCTATCCTCATCACTATATCTAAGCGAAGTTGAACCATTCCTGGAGCAGTACGCCCAACGGAGCCCAAAGAATCAGGGTTTGATAGGGTCTGCCGGGAATCAAGTCAGAGCTGAGGACTTCTTGGCCATTGTTGACGGTGATCTAGTTGAAGAAGGCGATCTtgtgaagaaagagagagggacACCAGCTACTCCTGAGCCAGCTGTAAAGAAAGCTGTGCAGAAGGATGGGGGGTTAATTGTATTCTTTCCAG GAATTCCTGGAAGTGCTAAATCTGCACTTTGTAAGGAGTTATTGAACGCCCCAGGTGGCTTAGGAGATGGTATGCCAGTGCATAGTCTGATGGGTGATCTTGTCAAAG GAAAATATTGGCCAAAGGTTGCTGATGAATGTCGTAAAATGCCACAATCAATTATGTTGGCGGACAAAAATGCCCCAAATGAAGACGTCTGGAGACAG ATTGAAGACATGTGTCGGAGAACTAAGGCTACTGGGGTTCCAGTTGTTGCTGATTCCGAAG GAACCGCGTCAAATCCATATTCACTTGATGCCTTGGCTGTTTTCATATTCCGTGTACTTCAGAGAGTTAACCACCCG GGGAATCTCGACAAGTCATCTTCGAATGCAGGCTATGTGATATTGATGTTTTACCACCTCTATGACGGAAAG AACCGCAAAGAATTTGAAGGTGAATTGATTGAGCGCTTTGGCTCCCTCGTCAAGATACCACTGTTGAGATCAGACAg GAGTCCTTTACCTGTCCCTGTCAAATCGATTCTTGAGGAGGGCATTGACTTGTTCCAGCTCCACAGTAGAAGGCATGGGAG ACTTGAGTCGGCGAAAGGAACATATGCAGTGGAATGGACTAAATGGGAGAAACAGCTGCGCAGTACTTTAATTGCAAATTCGGAGTATCTCAACTCTGTTCAG GTTCCATTTGAGTCTGCGATTCAGCAAGTGCGAGAAGAGCTAAAAAGGATCGCAAAGGGTGAATACAAACCACCAAGTTCAGAGAAAACAAAACACGGGTCGATTACATTCGCTGCCATCAACTTACCTGTAACTCAAGTCCACAGTCTTCTTGAAAAG GGGTTTTCTTCTTATCAGTTAGCCGTCTCAAACCCAACGATGAGATCTTTTCTAGAGGGAAAGAAGAAGAGCATAGAGGAAAAACTTGAACGGGCTCACGTGACCCTTGCTCACAAGAGAAGCCACGGAGTAGCAGCTGTAGCCAGATACGGTCAGCACTTAAACAGAGAGGTACCCATACAGCTCACCGAGCTCATCTTCAACGACAAGATGGCTGCTTTTACAGCCCATGTCGGATCTGTGGACGGGGAGACCATAGTCTGCAAGAACGAATGGCCACACGTGACTTTGTGGACAGCGGAAGGCGTTACTGCGAAAGAGGCTAACACGTTACCTCAGCTGTACGCAGACGGAAAGGCAAGCCGCATGGTGATAGATCCTCCTGCCTCAGTCTCAGGTCCCCTGGAGTTTTTCTGA
- the LOC103871536 gene encoding tRNA ligase 1 isoform X1 yields MDATSASSDRSEAVNNQFGVLTLEESNHSVQNPKSYGAISGSSSSASEVVNYLEDFAVDKSTYCRAKIRATFYPKFENEKTDQEIRTRMIEMVSKGLATLEVSLKHSGSLFMYAGHTGGAYAKNSFGNIFTAVGVFVLSRMFREAWGTKALEKEAEFNDFLETNRMCVSMELVTAVLGDHGQRPLDDYVVVTAVTELGNGKPKFYSTSEIIAFCRIWRLPTNHVWLFSTRKSVTSFFAAFDALCEEGIATSVCRALDEVADISVPGSKDHVKVQGEILEGLVARIVSSGSARDMENVLRDHPPPTCDGANLALGLSLREICAANRCNEEQQIRALLTSVGPSFCPSDLDWFGDDSVESHSKNADKSVITKFLESQPADYTTSKLQEMVRLMKERRLPAAFKCYQNFHRANDVSPDNLFYKLVVHVHSDSGFRRYQKEMRNMPGLWPLYRGFFVDINLLKANKGRDPMAMESIDKAVKDAGENCGQQGKDGLDDADANLMIKLKFLTYKLRTFLIRNGLSVLFKEGPASYKVFYLRQMKIWGTSDGKQKEICKMLDEWAAHIRKKCGNKQLSSSLYLSEVEPFLEQYAQRSPKNQGLIGSAGNQVRAEDFLAIVDGDLVEEGDLVKKERGTPATPEPAVKKAVQKDGGLIVFFPGIPGSAKSALCKELLNAPGGLGDGMPVHSLMGDLVKGKYWPKVADECRKMPQSIMLADKNAPNEDVWRQIEDMCRRTKATGVPVVADSEGTASNPYSLDALAVFIFRVLQRVNHPGNLDKSSSNAGYVILMFYHLYDGKNRKEFEGELIERFGSLVKIPLLRSDRSPLPVPVKSILEEGIDLFQLHSRRHGRLESAKGTYAVEWTKWEKQLRSTLIANSEYLNSVQVPFESAIQQVREELKRIAKGEYKPPSSEKTKHGSITFAAINLPVTQVHSLLEKGFSSYQLAVSNPTMRSFLEGKKKSIEEKLERAHVTLAHKRSHGVAAVARYGQHLNREVPIQLTELIFNDKMAAFTAHVGSVDGETIVCKNEWPHVTLWTAEGVTAKEANTLPQLYADGKASRMVIDPPASVSGPLEFF; encoded by the exons ATGGATGCTACATCTGCATCCAGTGATCGTTCTGAAGCAGTAAACAACCAATTTGGTGTGTTGACTCTTGAGGAAAGCAACCACAGTGTCCAAAATCCTAAGTCATATGGAGCCATTAGTGGATCGTCTTCTTCGGCATCAGAAGTCGTTAATTACTTGGAAGATTTTGCGGTGGACAAGTCGACTTATTGTCGTGCCAAGATCAGAGCCACTTTCTATCCAAAGTTTGAGAATGAAAAGACTGACCAAGAG ATACGAACGCGGATGATTGAGATGGTGTCTAAAGGGCTGGCAACGCTTGAG GTCTCTCTTAAGCACTCAGGCTCTCTCTTTATGTACGCCGGTCACACGGGTGGAGCATATGCAAAGAACAGTTTTGGTAACAT TTTTACTGCGGTTGGTGTTTTTGTTCTTTCTCGGATGTTTAGGGAAGCTTGGGGAACTAAGGCGTTAGAAAAGGAGGCAGAGTTTAATGATTTTCTTGAG ACAAATCGCATGTGTGTATCTATGGAACTGGTAACAGCTGTTCTCGGAGATCATGGTCAACGCCCACTGGATGACTATG TGGTAGTGACGGCTGTTACCGAGTTAGGTAATGGTAAGCCCAAGTTCTATTCAACTTCCGAAATCATTGCATTTTGCCGGATCTGGCGTCTACCAACCAATCATGTTTGGCTGTTTTCCACAAG GAAATCAGTGACCTCTTTTTTCGCCGCATTTGATGCACTCTGCGAAGAAGGGATAGCAACCTCAGTTTGTAGAGCTCTTGATGAAGTAGCTGATATATCCGTCCCAG GCTCCAAGGACCATGTGAAGGTGCAGGGTGAGATATTAGAGGGTCTTGTGGCGCGTATCGTGAGCAGTGGGAGCGCCAGAGATATGGAAAATGTCTTGAGAGATCATCCTCCACCAACCTGTGATGGAG CTAATCTTGCTCTGGGTCTCAGTTTAAGAGAGATATGTGCTGCCAATAGATGTAACGAGGAACAG CAAATAAGAGCGCTTTTAACGAGTGTGGGGCCTAGCTTTTGCCCCAGTGACTTGGATTGGTTTGGAGATGATTCTGTAGAATCTCATTCGAAAAATGCTGACAAATCTGTTATAACAAAATTTCTGGAATCTCAGCCTGCAGATTATACGACTAGTAAACTACAG GAAATGGTTCGCTTGATGAAGGAAAGACGTCTTCCAGCCGCATTCAAGTGTTACCAGAATTTTCATAGAGCTAATGACGTATCACCTGACAACCTATTTTATAAATTGGTTGTCCATGTGCACAGTGATTCAGGATTTAGGCGTTACCAGAAAGAGATGAG GAATATGCCTGGCTTGTGGCCTTTATATCGAG GTTTCTTTGTTGATATTAATTTGCTCAAGGCAAACAAAGGGAGGGATCCGATGGCTATGGAAAGCATTGATAAAGCGGTCAAAGATGCCGGTGAAAATTGTGGTCAACAAGGAAAGGATGGTTTGGATGATGCTGATGCTAACTTAATGATCAAATTGAAGTTTCTCACATACAAG TTGAGAACCTTTCTGATCCGCAATGGCCTATCAGTTCTATTTAAAGAGGGGCCAGCATCTTATAAAGTCTTCTACCTGAG GCAAATGAAAATATGGGGTACTTCAGATGGAAAGCAGAAAGAAATTTGCAAGATGCTTGATGAATG GGCTGCtcacataagaaaaaaatgtgGGAATAAGCAGCTATCCTCATCACTATATCTAAGCGAAGTTGAACCATTCCTGGAGCAGTACGCCCAACGGAGCCCAAAGAATCAGGGTTTGATAGGGTCTGCCGGGAATCAAGTCAGAGCTGAGGACTTCTTGGCCATTGTTGACGGTGATCTAGTTGAAGAAGGCGATCTtgtgaagaaagagagagggacACCAGCTACTCCTGAGCCAGCTGTAAAGAAAGCTGTGCAGAAGGATGGGGGGTTAATTGTATTCTTTCCAG GAATTCCTGGAAGTGCTAAATCTGCACTTTGTAAGGAGTTATTGAACGCCCCAGGTGGCTTAGGAGATGGTATGCCAGTGCATAGTCTGATGGGTGATCTTGTCAAAG GAAAATATTGGCCAAAGGTTGCTGATGAATGTCGTAAAATGCCACAATCAATTATGTTGGCGGACAAAAATGCCCCAAATGAAGACGTCTGGAGACAG ATTGAAGACATGTGTCGGAGAACTAAGGCTACTGGGGTTCCAGTTGTTGCTGATTCCGAAG GAACCGCGTCAAATCCATATTCACTTGATGCCTTGGCTGTTTTCATATTCCGTGTACTTCAGAGAGTTAACCACCCG GGGAATCTCGACAAGTCATCTTCGAATGCAGGCTATGTGATATTGATGTTTTACCACCTCTATGACGGAAAG AACCGCAAAGAATTTGAAGGTGAATTGATTGAGCGCTTTGGCTCCCTCGTCAAGATACCACTGTTGAGATCAGACAg GAGTCCTTTACCTGTCCCTGTCAAATCGATTCTTGAGGAGGGCATTGACTTGTTCCAGCTCCACAGTAGAAGGCATGGGAG ACTTGAGTCGGCGAAAGGAACATATGCAGTGGAATGGACTAAATGGGAGAAACAGCTGCGCAGTACTTTAATTGCAAATTCGGAGTATCTCAACTCTGTTCAG GTTCCATTTGAGTCTGCGATTCAGCAAGTGCGAGAAGAGCTAAAAAGGATCGCAAAGGGTGAATACAAACCACCAAGTTCAGAGAAAACAAAACACGGGTCGATTACATTCGCTGCCATCAACTTACCTGTAACTCAAGTCCACAGTCTTCTTGAAAAG GGGTTTTCTTCTTATCAGTTAGCCGTCTCAAACCCAACGATGAGATCTTTTCTAGAGGGAAAGAAGAAGAGCATAGAGGAAAAACTTGAACGGGCTCACGTGACCCTTGCTCACAAGAGAAGCCACGGAGTAGCAGCTGTAGCCAGATACGGTCAGCACTTAAACAGAGAGGTACCCATACAGCTCACCGAGCTCATCTTCAACGACAAGATGGCTGCTTTTACAGCCCATGTCGGATCTGTGGACGGGGAGACCATAGTCTGCAAGAACGAATGGCCACACGTGACTTTGTGGACAGCGGAAGGCGTTACTGCGAAAGAGGCTAACACGTTACCTCAGCTGTACGCAGACGGAAAGGCAAGCCGCATGGTGATAGATCCTCCTGCCTCAGTCTCAGGTCCCCTGGAGTTTTTCTGA
- the LOC103871536 gene encoding tRNA ligase 1 isoform X2: MDATSASSDRSEAVNNQFGVLTLEESNHSVQNPKSYGAISGSSSSASEVVNYLEDFAVDKSTYCRAKIRATFYPKFENEKTDQEIRTRMIEMVSKGLATLEVSLKHSGSLFMYAGHTGGAYAKNSFGNIFTAVGVFVLSRMFREAWGTKALEKEAEFNDFLETNRMCVSMELVTAVLGDHGQRPLDDYVVVTAVTELGNGKPKFYSTSEIIAFCRIWRLPTNHVWLFSTRKSVTSFFAAFDALCEEGIATSVCRALDEVADISVPGSKDHVKVQGEILEGLVARIVSSGSARDMENVLRDHPPPTCDGANLALGLSLREICAANRCNEEQQIRALLTSVGPSFCPSDLDWFGDDSVESHSKNADKSVITKFLESQPADYTTSKLQEMVRLMKERRLPAAFKCYQNFHRANDVSPDNLFYKLVVHVHSDSGFRRYQKEMRNMPGLWPLYRGFFVDINLLKANKGRDPMAMESIDKAVKDAGENCGQQGKDGLDDADANLMIKLKFLTYKLRTFLIRNGLSVLFKEGPASYKVFYLRQMKIWGTSDGKQKEICKMLDEWAAHIRKKCGNKQLSSSLYLSEVEPFLEQYAQRSPKNQGLIGSAGNQVRAEDFLAIVDGDLVEEGDLVKKERGTPATPEPAVKKAVQKDGGLIVFFPGIPGSAKSALCKELLNAPGGLGDGMPVHSLMGDLVKGKYWPKVADECRKMPQSIMLADKNAPNEDVWRQIEDMCRRTKATGVPVVADSEGTASNPYSLDALAVFIFRVLQRVNHPGNLDKSSSNAGYVILMFYHLYDGKNRKEFEGELIERFGSLVKIPLLRSDRSPLPVPVKSILEEGIDLFQLHSRRHGRLESAKGTYAVEWTKWEKQLRSTLIANSEYLNSVQVPFESAIQQVREELKRIAKGEYKPPSSEKTKHGSITFAAINLPVTQVHSLLEKLAVSNPTMRSFLEGKKKSIEEKLERAHVTLAHKRSHGVAAVARYGQHLNREVPIQLTELIFNDKMAAFTAHVGSVDGETIVCKNEWPHVTLWTAEGVTAKEANTLPQLYADGKASRMVIDPPASVSGPLEFF; encoded by the exons ATGGATGCTACATCTGCATCCAGTGATCGTTCTGAAGCAGTAAACAACCAATTTGGTGTGTTGACTCTTGAGGAAAGCAACCACAGTGTCCAAAATCCTAAGTCATATGGAGCCATTAGTGGATCGTCTTCTTCGGCATCAGAAGTCGTTAATTACTTGGAAGATTTTGCGGTGGACAAGTCGACTTATTGTCGTGCCAAGATCAGAGCCACTTTCTATCCAAAGTTTGAGAATGAAAAGACTGACCAAGAG ATACGAACGCGGATGATTGAGATGGTGTCTAAAGGGCTGGCAACGCTTGAG GTCTCTCTTAAGCACTCAGGCTCTCTCTTTATGTACGCCGGTCACACGGGTGGAGCATATGCAAAGAACAGTTTTGGTAACAT TTTTACTGCGGTTGGTGTTTTTGTTCTTTCTCGGATGTTTAGGGAAGCTTGGGGAACTAAGGCGTTAGAAAAGGAGGCAGAGTTTAATGATTTTCTTGAG ACAAATCGCATGTGTGTATCTATGGAACTGGTAACAGCTGTTCTCGGAGATCATGGTCAACGCCCACTGGATGACTATG TGGTAGTGACGGCTGTTACCGAGTTAGGTAATGGTAAGCCCAAGTTCTATTCAACTTCCGAAATCATTGCATTTTGCCGGATCTGGCGTCTACCAACCAATCATGTTTGGCTGTTTTCCACAAG GAAATCAGTGACCTCTTTTTTCGCCGCATTTGATGCACTCTGCGAAGAAGGGATAGCAACCTCAGTTTGTAGAGCTCTTGATGAAGTAGCTGATATATCCGTCCCAG GCTCCAAGGACCATGTGAAGGTGCAGGGTGAGATATTAGAGGGTCTTGTGGCGCGTATCGTGAGCAGTGGGAGCGCCAGAGATATGGAAAATGTCTTGAGAGATCATCCTCCACCAACCTGTGATGGAG CTAATCTTGCTCTGGGTCTCAGTTTAAGAGAGATATGTGCTGCCAATAGATGTAACGAGGAACAG CAAATAAGAGCGCTTTTAACGAGTGTGGGGCCTAGCTTTTGCCCCAGTGACTTGGATTGGTTTGGAGATGATTCTGTAGAATCTCATTCGAAAAATGCTGACAAATCTGTTATAACAAAATTTCTGGAATCTCAGCCTGCAGATTATACGACTAGTAAACTACAG GAAATGGTTCGCTTGATGAAGGAAAGACGTCTTCCAGCCGCATTCAAGTGTTACCAGAATTTTCATAGAGCTAATGACGTATCACCTGACAACCTATTTTATAAATTGGTTGTCCATGTGCACAGTGATTCAGGATTTAGGCGTTACCAGAAAGAGATGAG GAATATGCCTGGCTTGTGGCCTTTATATCGAG GTTTCTTTGTTGATATTAATTTGCTCAAGGCAAACAAAGGGAGGGATCCGATGGCTATGGAAAGCATTGATAAAGCGGTCAAAGATGCCGGTGAAAATTGTGGTCAACAAGGAAAGGATGGTTTGGATGATGCTGATGCTAACTTAATGATCAAATTGAAGTTTCTCACATACAAG TTGAGAACCTTTCTGATCCGCAATGGCCTATCAGTTCTATTTAAAGAGGGGCCAGCATCTTATAAAGTCTTCTACCTGAG GCAAATGAAAATATGGGGTACTTCAGATGGAAAGCAGAAAGAAATTTGCAAGATGCTTGATGAATG GGCTGCtcacataagaaaaaaatgtgGGAATAAGCAGCTATCCTCATCACTATATCTAAGCGAAGTTGAACCATTCCTGGAGCAGTACGCCCAACGGAGCCCAAAGAATCAGGGTTTGATAGGGTCTGCCGGGAATCAAGTCAGAGCTGAGGACTTCTTGGCCATTGTTGACGGTGATCTAGTTGAAGAAGGCGATCTtgtgaagaaagagagagggacACCAGCTACTCCTGAGCCAGCTGTAAAGAAAGCTGTGCAGAAGGATGGGGGGTTAATTGTATTCTTTCCAG GAATTCCTGGAAGTGCTAAATCTGCACTTTGTAAGGAGTTATTGAACGCCCCAGGTGGCTTAGGAGATGGTATGCCAGTGCATAGTCTGATGGGTGATCTTGTCAAAG GAAAATATTGGCCAAAGGTTGCTGATGAATGTCGTAAAATGCCACAATCAATTATGTTGGCGGACAAAAATGCCCCAAATGAAGACGTCTGGAGACAG ATTGAAGACATGTGTCGGAGAACTAAGGCTACTGGGGTTCCAGTTGTTGCTGATTCCGAAG GAACCGCGTCAAATCCATATTCACTTGATGCCTTGGCTGTTTTCATATTCCGTGTACTTCAGAGAGTTAACCACCCG GGGAATCTCGACAAGTCATCTTCGAATGCAGGCTATGTGATATTGATGTTTTACCACCTCTATGACGGAAAG AACCGCAAAGAATTTGAAGGTGAATTGATTGAGCGCTTTGGCTCCCTCGTCAAGATACCACTGTTGAGATCAGACAg GAGTCCTTTACCTGTCCCTGTCAAATCGATTCTTGAGGAGGGCATTGACTTGTTCCAGCTCCACAGTAGAAGGCATGGGAG ACTTGAGTCGGCGAAAGGAACATATGCAGTGGAATGGACTAAATGGGAGAAACAGCTGCGCAGTACTTTAATTGCAAATTCGGAGTATCTCAACTCTGTTCAG GTTCCATTTGAGTCTGCGATTCAGCAAGTGCGAGAAGAGCTAAAAAGGATCGCAAAGGGTGAATACAAACCACCAAGTTCAGAGAAAACAAAACACGGGTCGATTACATTCGCTGCCATCAACTTACCTGTAACTCAAGTCCACAGTCTTCTTGAAAAG TTAGCCGTCTCAAACCCAACGATGAGATCTTTTCTAGAGGGAAAGAAGAAGAGCATAGAGGAAAAACTTGAACGGGCTCACGTGACCCTTGCTCACAAGAGAAGCCACGGAGTAGCAGCTGTAGCCAGATACGGTCAGCACTTAAACAGAGAGGTACCCATACAGCTCACCGAGCTCATCTTCAACGACAAGATGGCTGCTTTTACAGCCCATGTCGGATCTGTGGACGGGGAGACCATAGTCTGCAAGAACGAATGGCCACACGTGACTTTGTGGACAGCGGAAGGCGTTACTGCGAAAGAGGCTAACACGTTACCTCAGCTGTACGCAGACGGAAAGGCAAGCCGCATGGTGATAGATCCTCCTGCCTCAGTCTCAGGTCCCCTGGAGTTTTTCTGA